A genomic stretch from Halorhodospira halophila SL1 includes:
- the ubiH gene encoding 2-octaprenyl-6-methoxyphenyl hydroxylase yields the protein MDTEPYEIIIAGGGLVGGALACGLARAGLRVAVIEAVPAEHSGQPSFDERHTALAPSSRYVLDAWGLWRPVRPGLTPIRHIHVSEQGGWGFVHFDAEEEGVDALGWLLANREMGATLAQRLAADERITLISPAQVQTVEQGSDQVRVTTSGGDGEQRLRGRLLVAADGAHSRTRTLTELPVRSRDYHQSAVITTLTPTCHHQGWAFERFTREGPLALLPIAEGRCALVWSLPPERAEAYRSGNETAFLAALQQAFGYRLGPFRDCGPRSIYPLVERHTPSPYTGRVLLLGNAAHTLHPVAGQGLNLALRDAATLAELVATSHAGGGDPGAEPLLKAYVRRRSEDLWRTRLFTNSLVGGFASAHPLLRLARSGALATLQRCPPIRRALLCTGAGRVGPLATAACRPPDSGESAQ from the coding sequence TTGGACACCGAGCCCTACGAGATCATCATCGCCGGCGGCGGCCTGGTCGGTGGCGCCCTGGCCTGCGGACTGGCCCGGGCCGGGCTGCGCGTAGCGGTGATCGAGGCGGTGCCAGCGGAGCACAGCGGACAACCCAGTTTCGATGAGCGGCATACCGCGCTCGCCCCATCGAGCCGTTACGTCCTGGATGCCTGGGGGTTGTGGCGACCGGTGCGCCCAGGCCTGACCCCGATCCGACACATCCACGTCTCGGAGCAGGGCGGCTGGGGTTTCGTCCACTTCGACGCCGAGGAGGAGGGCGTCGATGCCCTCGGCTGGCTGCTGGCCAATCGCGAGATGGGCGCCACGCTCGCGCAGCGCCTGGCCGCTGACGAACGCATCACGCTGATCAGTCCGGCGCAGGTCCAGACCGTGGAGCAGGGCAGTGATCAGGTCCGCGTGACCACCAGCGGGGGCGACGGCGAGCAGCGGCTGCGCGGCCGCCTACTTGTCGCCGCCGACGGGGCCCACTCACGGACGCGGACGCTCACCGAGCTGCCGGTACGCAGTCGCGATTACCACCAGAGCGCCGTGATCACCACCCTGACTCCGACCTGCCACCACCAGGGATGGGCCTTCGAGCGGTTCACCCGGGAGGGCCCGTTGGCGCTGCTGCCCATCGCCGAGGGGCGGTGCGCCCTCGTCTGGTCACTGCCCCCAGAACGGGCCGAAGCCTATCGGAGCGGCAATGAGACCGCATTCCTGGCGGCCCTGCAGCAGGCATTCGGCTACCGCCTGGGACCCTTCCGGGACTGCGGCCCGCGTTCCATCTACCCGCTGGTCGAACGGCACACCCCGAGCCCGTACACCGGTCGGGTGCTGCTGCTGGGCAACGCCGCCCACACCCTGCACCCGGTCGCCGGACAGGGGCTTAACCTCGCCCTGCGCGATGCGGCTACCCTGGCCGAACTCGTCGCGACGAGCCACGCCGGCGGTGGCGACCCGGGGGCCGAACCGCTGCTCAAGGCCTATGTGCGGCGGCGCTCCGAGGACCTCTGGCGAACCCGGCTGTTCACCAACAGCCTGGTCGGCGGCTTCGCCTCCGCGCACCCACTCCTGCGCCTGGCACGCAGCGGGGCACTCGCCACCCTGCAGCGCTGCCCACCGATCCGGCGCGCCCTGCTGTGCACCGGCGCGGGGCGGGTCGGTCCGCTGGCCACCGCCGCCTGTCGACCACCAGACAGCGGGGAGAGCGCCCAGTGA
- a CDS encoding FAD-dependent monooxygenase encodes MKDADVIIQGAGAPALATAVGLAREGLAVTLLDAAEVCVAPTAGSEPRHSVIDVVSERVLRHLGAWPSVTRDRTHPIEALELEDCDASAHLTLNACEVGETRIGHVVERGVIDRSLRELFDALPQTRRLATGPVRDMAVEGHRLTLHLEDGQALTTQLLVAADGDASPLRQLAGIRWRRAGYGQDAVIARIRTERHPGRTVRQRFCGEEPLTLLPLDDHESALLWPVPRARARQLLEADADAFHQRLEVASGAMLGSVEGSSARQAMSLIRGRAERYIGPRLALVGNAAHTVHPLATQAVNLGLLDAATLVESVLEAHRTGRDPGGIGPLRRYERRRRGSNARMQNGLDMVQWLFGVQAGPLPLLRGTALRTAAHLPPLRQVLITGLMGLHGDLPALARGPRI; translated from the coding sequence GTGAAGGATGCCGACGTCATCATCCAGGGGGCCGGGGCACCGGCACTGGCGACAGCGGTCGGTCTGGCCCGCGAGGGCCTGGCGGTCACCCTGCTCGATGCCGCCGAGGTGTGCGTAGCCCCGACGGCCGGCAGTGAGCCCCGGCACTCTGTGATCGACGTCGTTTCCGAGCGTGTCCTTCGGCACCTCGGCGCTTGGCCCTCCGTCACCCGGGACCGAACCCACCCGATCGAGGCCTTGGAGCTGGAGGACTGTGACGCTTCGGCCCATCTCACCCTGAACGCCTGCGAGGTCGGCGAGACGCGCATCGGCCACGTGGTCGAGCGCGGCGTCATCGATCGATCACTGCGTGAGCTGTTCGATGCCCTACCACAAACCCGCCGCCTGGCCACGGGCCCGGTCCGCGACATGGCCGTCGAAGGGCATCGGCTGACCCTCCACCTAGAGGATGGCCAGGCCCTCACCACCCAGCTACTGGTCGCCGCCGACGGTGACGCCTCACCACTGCGCCAACTGGCCGGCATCCGCTGGCGCCGCGCCGGCTACGGGCAGGATGCGGTGATAGCCCGGATCCGCACCGAGCGACACCCCGGGCGCACCGTCCGCCAGCGTTTCTGCGGTGAGGAGCCGCTGACCCTGCTGCCCCTGGACGACCACGAGTCGGCCCTGCTCTGGCCCGTACCGCGGGCCCGCGCCAGACAGCTCCTGGAGGCGGATGCCGATGCGTTTCACCAGCGGCTTGAGGTCGCCAGCGGCGCCATGCTCGGCAGCGTCGAGGGCTCATCGGCCCGCCAGGCGATGTCCCTGATCCGCGGCCGGGCCGAACGCTACATCGGCCCGCGGCTGGCCCTCGTCGGCAACGCGGCTCATACCGTCCATCCGCTGGCCACACAGGCCGTCAACCTCGGCTTGCTGGATGCCGCCACCCTGGTCGAGTCCGTGCTCGAGGCGCACCGTACGGGGCGCGATCCAGGCGGCATCGGCCCCCTGCGGCGCTACGAGCGGCGCCGCCGCGGCAGCAACGCCCGCATGCAGAACGGCCTGGATATGGTTCAGTGGCTTTTCGGGGTCCAGGCCGGCCCCCTGCCCCTGCTGCGAGGGACCGCCCTGCGCACCGCGGCCCACCTGCCACCGCTGCGTCAGGTCCTGATCACCGGCCTGATGGGCCTCCACGGCGATCTCCCCGCACTCGCCCGGGGGCCACGCATCTAA
- a CDS encoding Fe(3+) ABC transporter substrate-binding protein, giving the protein MFRPIPVATALIAGAVLITGCDTGDDELTVYSARQDHLISPILERFTEETGISVRFVTDDAGPLMERLKAEGERTPADILLTVDAGNLHQATENDLLARLDSSELRGRIPEHLRDPDDRWFGLSVRARTIMYSPERVDPEELDSYANLADEKWEGRLCLRTSQQVYNQSLVAMMLHHEGEEETARIVEGWVDNLATSPFSNDTAVLEAIEAGQCDVGITNTYYLGRVLRDNPDFPVEVFWADQDGHGTHVNVSGAGITQHASNPEKAQKLLEWLASDDAQEQFAAINLEYPAVEGVDLDPIVANWGEFEPDTINVSEAGRLQREATMLMDRAGYR; this is encoded by the coding sequence ATGTTCCGCCCGATCCCTGTGGCAACCGCGCTGATTGCTGGTGCTGTCCTGATCACCGGTTGCGATACCGGCGACGACGAGCTGACGGTCTACTCGGCCCGCCAGGACCACCTGATCAGCCCGATCCTCGAGCGTTTCACGGAAGAAACCGGGATCTCCGTGCGTTTCGTCACCGACGACGCGGGGCCGCTGATGGAGCGCCTCAAGGCCGAGGGCGAGCGCACCCCGGCGGATATCCTGCTGACCGTGGATGCCGGCAACCTCCACCAGGCCACCGAGAACGACCTGCTCGCCAGGCTCGATTCATCCGAGCTGCGCGGACGCATCCCAGAGCACCTGCGCGATCCGGACGACCGGTGGTTCGGGCTTTCGGTACGCGCGCGCACCATCATGTACAGTCCTGAGCGCGTCGACCCGGAGGAGCTGGATAGCTATGCCAATCTGGCCGACGAGAAGTGGGAGGGGCGCCTTTGCCTGCGGACCTCGCAGCAGGTCTACAACCAGTCGCTGGTGGCCATGATGCTTCACCACGAGGGCGAGGAAGAGACGGCCCGCATCGTCGAGGGCTGGGTCGACAATCTGGCCACCTCGCCGTTCTCCAACGATACCGCGGTCCTCGAAGCCATCGAGGCCGGACAGTGCGACGTGGGCATTACCAACACCTACTACCTCGGCCGGGTCCTCCGCGACAACCCCGATTTCCCGGTTGAGGTCTTCTGGGCCGATCAGGACGGCCACGGTACCCACGTCAACGTATCCGGGGCCGGAATCACCCAGCACGCCTCCAACCCCGAGAAAGCGCAGAAGCTGCTGGAGTGGCTGGCCAGCGATGACGCTCAAGAGCAATTCGCCGCGATCAACCTCGAATACCCCGCGGTGGAGGGCGTCGATCTCGACCCCATCGTCGCCAATTGGGGGGAGTTTGAGCCCGACACCATCAATGTCAGCGAGGCGGGCCGGCTTCAGCGTGAGGCCACCATGCTGATGGACCGAGCCGGGTACCGGTAA